From the bacterium genome, the window ACTCGGCCCAGTAGCGCGCGCCCACCTGCAGCTGGAGCGGTTGGTCGCCGGGCTTGAACATCTGGGCGACCATTACGTTGATCGGCACCGCCCACTGGTCGTTCTCCCAGTCGTAGGTGGACTCGGAATTGACCGTGAAGGACGTCGCCTTCGCCGTTGTGTAGCTGAGGAACGGCTGCAGGAAGGTCGCTGAGAGGTCACCGTCCCTGCTGTTGCCGGTGACCGACCAGATGTGGTTGGCGAGTGCCCCGTAGGTCCAGCCGCCCGATTGTCGCAGGGCGACGCCGGTGACGCCGGCGCCCCACTGGTTGGCGACGATGCCGTCGGTCGCCGTGGGAACCTGGAAGGCGGGGCCGACACCCCAAATGAGCCCGAAGCTCGTCGGCTGCTTGGGCGAGAAGAAGAAGCTCTGGGTCGTGTTGCCCAGGCCGAACTGCGATCCCTCGTCGGGGACGACCCCGTCCTGCCAGACCACGGGCAGGATGGTGCGCGAGATGACGTTCCAGTTCGGGCTGATCGAAAAAGGGATCACCGGCTGGATGTTGACGTAGGACTGGTGCCCGTCCCCATCCAGGCCGAAGCCGTCGTTGTAGTTGTACTGGAACGGGACGCTGATCAGGCTCGCGACCGGGTTGGAGAGCTGCTTGGCCAGATCGGCACTGTCGGATTGGGCGAAGGCGGCCGGCGCCAGGGCGGCGAGGAGGGCGGCGAGCAGCGTGCTCCGGGTCATGGCGCGGTTCTCCGAGTGGCGGCTCGGCTCAGTTTGCACGCGGCGCCGGGAACCACAAGGCCGCGTCGGC encodes:
- a CDS encoding transporter, encoding MTRSTLLAALLAALAPAAFAQSDSADLAKQLSNPVASLISVPFQYNYNDGFGLDGDGHQSYVNIQPVIPFSISPNWNVISRTILPVVWQDGVVPDEGSQFGLGNTTQSFFFSPKQPTSFGLIWGVGPAFQVPTATDGIVANQWGAGVTGVALRQSGGWTYGALANHIWSVTGNSRDGDLSATFLQPFLSYTTAKATSFTVNSESTYDWENDQWAVPINVMVAQMFKPGDQPLQLQVGARYWAESPDYGPDGWGARAALILLFPKG